AAGATATTTGATAGTTGTGTGATACGTATCATTGGTATCATCAAACCCAAAATGTGCTAAAAATCTATTCTTTTTCAGTATTATTTGAATATTTGGAGAAACAGTTCCAAATTCAATAAAATTCCATTCATTTAATCTATCGATAATACCGCCTAAAACCGCACTGAGATTTGCATCAAACCATGTGTCCAAATTGATTTCAATAGTTTCAAACGTATCATCTTTATATTTTCCATAAAACTCGATCAGTTTATTGAACCCATCGTAATCATTATGAATGTTGGATAATGTAGCATTGTTCATTATGTTTCCTTGCAGATTTCTTTGATGGTCTCGTAGATCCAGTCCGTTGATGTTTTCGTATCTGTTAGGATCTTGCCAAACATCTTCTCATCGATCTGGCTTCGAATTTTAGTGATAACCGTATCTGTGATATGTTCTTTACCGAGTGATCTTAGCGCCTGTACTATCAAAGAACTCTCTTTGTATTTAAACCCTATGTTTTTCAAAGCAGATTTTTTAAACGCTAGGACTATGTTGTCTTGGATAATATACTCCCTGTTTGGTCCATTACTGAGGTATATATATTTACCGACAATCTGGGTAGAAAGACCCAAGATATTGAGCGCCGTATCACCGCTTACTTCGATTTGCCAGTTAAACTTTCTGGCATAAGCATGGGCAATCTTTTCCATATCCGGACTTAGATTTTGTTGCAAGAGTTTACTGTATTTTGGATAGTCATATATACCGCGAGCCACTCGGCGGATTTTGCCTTTTTGTACTAACTCCGATAGTGCTTTATCTATATTGTCTCTTGGAAAATCTCTTATAAAATCCATAGATGAAAACGCATACCCATTTCCGTTTCCATATATCTTTGAAAGCACTTGCTCTTGGGTGGATTTCATAGTTTATCCATATTCATTTTTTCAGAAAAATATACCATTATTTCTGAAAATTTCAGGTTAAAAGAATGGACAAAATAAGCTAACTTATTTTCAGTCATTATGCACTCTTTTTTGTTGAGGAACATGCTTATAACAGGTCATTTGGACTGTTTTTCTTTATATGTTTTGTAAATAAACAATGCCATTGAACCTGCCAAATTAACTGCAAGTTCACCATGTCTCTCTTTTGGCTTAATCTTTGTTTTTGTTGCACCGTGTGCATCACCTAATTTATTTCTCATTACACCAAGTCCACTTATAATTCCATTCGCACCACCAAGTATTTGTTTAAAAATGCCTTCTTGATGCTGTTCTGGAGCTAAATTTAATAACTTTGCCACCTCTTTATAAAGCTCTGACAATTCCATACTATCATTATGATTGATATTCTGTTCCTCTAAAATATGTTTTAACAAACTCTCAATCAAAGTTCTAGCAATGGTTATAGCACCCTCTGGATCACTGTCTTTTCTTTCAATTGCTTTTTGCCATTGCTGAGAAATATGTACTTCGTCAAAAACTATAATCTCATCAAGCGGGGAAAATGTTTTAAATTCTATTTGATTCAGTAGCGGTGCGAATTCACTCCAAATGAACTCTCTTCTTTCCTGATAAGAACCAAATTTGCCTTTAATAAAACCCCAAAATTGATTTGTATCTCTGCAAGTTTTAATCCACTCAGGAAGTAACTTTTGATAGTCATTATTCTTTAGTACTTTTTGTCTTACATAATCATAATAATCAAAACTCCCACCTGTTGCACGACCAATTAAACCATTTTCAAGGTACTTTATCAATTCGTAGTCAGTAAGATTATTTATTGTTGTTATTTCATCATTAAAGCTCATATCCTCACCCTCACTTCTCCCCTCAAAAACCTAATAGCGAACAATTCGATTTTATTTTCGATGATTTCAGTCATTATGTTACTCACTAAAATATTTCCTAACTTCTTTTATCCATTCTGGAATAAGAGAATCATTTTCTGCTTCTTTTGACATGATTTCTACATACTTTTGAGCAAAAACTGTTTTAAATTCACCATCATTATCTTTGAATAAATTTTCAAGTTCTAAGTTTTTGAAATTTTTTATAAAATCTGAATTGCCATTTTCATTTTCTATCGTTTTAATCGTATATTTTTCATTGATAGAAAGTTCATTGATTGCTTTTTGAAAGATTATAGGGTTCAACGCCTGTTCTATATCGGTTGGAGATGTATCTGAATGATTGAGTGTTAAAAGTTCTGTTTTTATATTTGAATTTTTATTGCTTAGTCTTCTGAGTTTGAGATTTTTACTACCCTCTTTTAAATAATCTTTATGTCTAGCTTGGTCAGTATCAATTAAGCACCAAATTTTCCCTTTCAGGGCCTCATTCTTTTCTCTCATTGGCAACTCTAGATATTCATAAACTTCAGATACACTATTGTTTCCACCGAGAGGCAAAATTCTCAATTTCTTTTCTTCAATTTCTTGTTGAAAGAAGTATTCTAAATAATGTT
This genomic window from Sulfuricurvum sp. contains:
- a CDS encoding DUF6088 family protein, producing MKSTQEQVLSKIYGNGNGYAFSSMDFIRDFPRDNIDKALSELVQKGKIRRVARGIYDYPKYSKLLQQNLSPDMEKIAHAYARKFNWQIEVSGDTALNILGLSTQIVGKYIYLSNGPNREYIIQDNIVLAFKKSALKNIGFKYKESSLIVQALRSLGKEHITDTVITKIRSQIDEKMFGKILTDTKTSTDWIYETIKEICKET
- a CDS encoding abortive infection family protein, with translation MSFNDEITTINNLTDYELIKYLENGLIGRATGGSFDYYDYVRQKVLKNNDYQKLLPEWIKTCRDTNQFWGFIKGKFGSYQERREFIWSEFAPLLNQIEFKTFSPLDEIIVFDEVHISQQWQKAIERKDSDPEGAITIARTLIESLLKHILEEQNINHNDSMELSELYKEVAKLLNLAPEQHQEGIFKQILGGANGIISGLGVMRNKLGDAHGATKTKIKPKERHGELAVNLAGSMALFIYKTYKEKQSK